Within Methyloterricola oryzae, the genomic segment ATACCTGCTGCCCCATCATGACGTTCCGGCTCCGCTTTGGATGTGGCTGTATTTTACCAGTCGGGCCTTATCGGCAGGCCTTTTTCAACACAATCAGTTCGATATCTGACGTCTGTAATTCGATCTTGCCCGATGTAATCCGGCTGAGATCCAGCAACTCGTTAATCAGCCTGATCATGACCAGCATTTGCCGATCGAGCAAATCCAGGGTGCGCGCCACCGTTTCCGGATTTTCGCTGGATCGCCGCAATATTCCCAGCCCGATTCGCATGGGGGCCAGCGGGTTTCTCAATTCGTGGGCCAGCATGGCGAGGAATTCGTTCTTGCGCCGGTCAGCGTCGCGTAACACCTGTTCGGCTTGCTTGCGAGCGGTTATATCGCGCACGACCCCCTGAACGGCGCCGGCCGGCATTTGACGAGCCAGGACTTCGCCGAAAAACTCCGAACCGTCCTTACGGCGAAATCTCCACTCTTTTCGCGTAATTGTTCCGCTGGCTAAGTCTGACATCTCTTCTTGTAGAGGGGGAATATCGTCCGGCAAGACCATGTCGGAAACACTCAGCCGGAGAAACTCCTCGCGGGTGTAGCCGAACATCTCGGCACCGGCCTGATTGACATCGGTGTACCGGCCGCTGGAATCCGTCACGACGATGCCGTCGGGAGTCTGCTCGACCAAAAGTCGGTAACGCGCTTCGCTCTCACGCAATGCCCTCTCGGTCCGCTTGCGCTCGGTGATGTCGCGGACGATGGCCCACATGCCCTGCGGTCGACCGTTCGCGTCACATAACAGGCTGGTCCTGAGGCTGATCGGGAACACCTGGCCATCCTTGCGGATATATTCCTTTTCATATTCCTGGGAGTCGCCATGTGGTAGAACCCGATCCCGCAGCACGGTGGCCTCAGCCTCGTGCCAACAAACCGGCGTCAACTGCAAATAGGTCAACTGCTTCAGCTCATCCAGCGAATAGCCCAGCATCGCCTGGAAGGCCGGATTGGCGTGTTGGATGCGCCCTATCATGTCGACAATGGCGATCCCGTCGCGGCTGCCTTCGAACAAGGACCGGAAACGCTCCTCGCTCTCGGCCAAATGTCTTTCGGCTTCTTTAATTTGCGTAATGTCGATGGCCAATCCACCGACATATCGATTTCCGGCGGGATCAGAAAACGAGAACTTGCTGCTGCGCCACCAAGATATAACTCCATCGGGATTGCGAGCCGACTCGATCATCTCGAGACTACTGCCGGACTCAATTACCTTCAAATCGTTTTTCCGATAATCCTCCGCCAGGTTGTCCGGCCAGATTTCGAAGTCGGTTTTCCCTTTCCAGTCTCTTTCCTGCAGCCCAAAGCGCTTTTTATGATTTGGACTTATAAAGACATACCGGCCCTGTCCATCTTTGAGCCAGGCGACCGTGGAGCTGTGGTTCAAGAAGGAGCTAAGCAGTTGTTCTCTCTCTCTGATTTTCTCAAGGTCCTGAATGCGGTTTGTAATGTCGTAGGTGACGCCCATCGCGCGAAATGGCTTGCCGTTTTCATCGAACTGGACTTCCCCTTGGTCATGGATCCAGCGGACCGAATTATCATTTGCCTTGACGATCCGGAATTCCAGTTCGTAGGCCGACCCCCC encodes:
- a CDS encoding PAS domain S-box protein: MGTEVSRPQDAKPDTNAEQPIGFANLTGLSLPDIFEQFADGIAYCRMIYENGQPIDFEFLYTNPAFHKFTGLGRVVDKRVSEVIPGTQRSDPWLIETCGRVATTGQPQAFENFLVGLKQWFSIRATCPQPGHFIAVFTKVAARKDYEAGLAGSEACSRALFDASPVPSAVNDRFGNILYLNAAFCRTFGYTLEELHSLDDWWPRAYPDPAYREWVSQTWQARLDQSLEDGKPFETMEVRIQCQSGEIRTVMASAVPFAGFDEETLHLVTLYDITPRIEAERALAKSEERLSLAQSAARIGTWDWNLESSETFFNDQYYELLGLPHGVPHTYEDFLEQIHPDDRTRVESAFQSALAGGSAYELEFRIVKANDNSVRWIHDQGEVQFDENGKPFRAMGVTYDITNRIQDLEKIREREQLLSSFLNHSSTVAWLKDGQGRYVFISPNHKKRFGLQERDWKGKTDFEIWPDNLAEDYRKNDLKVIESGSSLEMIESARNPDGVISWWRSSKFSFSDPAGNRYVGGLAIDITQIKEAERHLAESEERFRSLFEGSRDGIAIVDMIGRIQHANPAFQAMLGYSLDELKQLTYLQLTPVCWHEAEATVLRDRVLPHGDSQEYEKEYIRKDGQVFPISLRTSLLCDANGRPQGMWAIVRDITERKRTERALRESEARYRLLVEQTPDGIVVTDSSGRYTDVNQAGAEMFGYTREEFLRLSVSDMVLPDDIPPLQEEMSDLASGTITRKEWRFRRKDGSEFFGEVLARQMPAGAVQGVVRDITARKQAEQVLRDADRRKNEFLAMLAHELRNPLAPMRIGLGILRRSSENPETVARTLDLLDRQMLVMIRLINELLDLSRITSGKIELQTSDIELIVLKKACR